A stretch of the Salmo salar chromosome ssa20, Ssal_v3.1, whole genome shotgun sequence genome encodes the following:
- the LOC106580489 gene encoding semaphorin-4C isoform X1, with the protein MKSYQSVTSQAARGYSHTVYLHCHSTSTSESTASLRLPGYIGAMGEAKVLMFLLLIGWEKSLSLNWNPIPRKTVRYHEVLDSMARFRALGVWNYTMVTLAEHERVLYVGAREVLFALDPNDISRQLRPLIEWPAPQEKKRECSAKGKNNQTECFNYIRFLQSYNHTHLYTCGTFAFQPKCTYINADHFSLNPGSLEDGKGKCPYDPAKGHTGLIVDKELYSATLNNFLGTEPVILRNLGQQHYSMKSEYLPAWLNEPDFVGSALVRESSGSKEGDDDKIYFFFSERAVELDCDTELTVARVARVCKGDLGGTRTLQKKWTTFQKARLVCSLPERHVTFNNLREVFTLPGIDWRTTTFYGIFHAQWGDVDVSAVCQYQIGEVKKVFDGPYKEYREGSQRWGRYTGTVPSPRPGACITSWHRENGYNSSLQLPDATLNFAKKHPLMEEKAQARPLLLTKGINFTRLAVDRVSSLDQRAYNMLFIGTADGWLQRVVIFGSEAHVIEEIQLFDSPQPVDSLTISHTKKYLYIGSRSEVLQLPLANCSRYQSQPDCLLSRDPYCAWDSEGRACVRIDLHRGSTSSLSQDLMLERFSRSKAKFDKPVAIPSPDNSRLRNVTVVVESDMVLPCQLVSNLAQPSWVLNDRELQLGDEEAGGPRFDQALKALVVPNAMPVHAGRYVCYSEEQGVKFQTERYQVSVVASAPVVMAARAPDGSMGLFWVLVITLGAACLLLLVAALYLRRRLKLALGKGADMKPLESTLVYPITLPKEPPTFVPSKMPSDEDRFWETGANYYYSDGSLKIVPGHALCPSSQSHHHAPTASPSTIPGQPIHSPSRLSLTNIRGSGSNGYIRLNLSSAGEERVSGAGSGGGGLGLSGGGNDYSSPFKEELRRTLQQRSVLPDANPEESSV; encoded by the exons GCTGCCAGAGGCTATTCCCACACTGTTTATCTCCACTGTCACTCAACATCAACCAGCGAATCAACGGCCTCGCTGAGACTGCCTGGCTATATCGGAGCCATGGGTGAGGCTAAGGTCCTGATGTTTCTTCTTCTGATTGGTTGGGAGAAGTCGTTGAGTCTCAACTGGAACCCAATACCACGCAAGACCGTCAGATACCATG AGGTGCTGGACAGCATGGCCAGGTTCCGGGCTCTAGGTGTGTGGAACTACACCATGGTGACTCTAGCAGAACACGAGAGGGTTCTGTATGTAGGAGCTAGAGAGGTCCTGTTCGCCCTGGACCCTAACGACATCAGCAGACAGCTACGACCTCTG ATTGAGTGGCCAGCACcacaggagaagaagagagagtgtTCTGCCAAGGGCAAGAACAACCAG ACGGAGTGCTTCAACTACATCCGCTTCCTGCAGAGCTACAACCACACCCACCTCTACACCTGTGGAACCTTCGCCTTCCAGCCCAAGTGCACCTACATC AATGCAGACCACTTCAGTCTCAACCCTGGCTCCCTGGAGGATGGGAAGGGCAAGTGTCCCTACGACCCTGCTAAAGGCCACACAGGCCTCATAGTGG ACAAGGAGCTGTACTCAGCCACATTGAATAACTTCCTGGGTACTGAGCCTGTGATTCTGAGGAACCTGGGACAGCAACACTACAGCATGAAGAGTGAATACTTGCCGGCCTGGCTCAAtg AGCCTGACTTTGTGGGCTCGGCCCTGGTGAGGGAGAGCAGTGGCAGTAAGGAAGGGGACGATGACAAGATCTACTTCTTCTTCAGTGAGAGAGCTGTAGAGCTGGACTGTGACACAGAGCTCACTGTGGCCAGGGTGGCCCGCGTCTGCAAG GGTGATCTGGGGGGCACCAGGACCCTGCAGAAGAAGTGGACCACCTTCCAGAAGGCCAGGCTGGTGTGTTCTCTCCCTGAACGCCACGTCACCTTCAACAACCTGCGGGAAGTCTTCACCCTGCCAGGCATCGACTGGCGCACCACCACCTTCTATGGCATCTTCCACGCCCAGTG GGGTGATGTAGATGTGTCAGCGGTGTGTCAGTACCAGATAGGGGAGGTGAAGAAGGTGTTTGACGGCCCGTATAAGGAGTACAGAGAGGGCTCCCAGAGATGGGGACGATACACTGGCACTGTCCCCAGCCCACGGCCCGGAGCG TGCATTACAAGCTGGCATAGGGAGAACGGCTACAACAGCTCTCTTCAGCTGCCAGACGCCACCCTCAACTTTGCCAAGAAGCACCCTCTGATGGAGGAGAAGGCTCAGGCTCGCCCCCTACTGCTCACCAAGGGCATCAACTTCACCCGCCTGGCTGTGGACCGGGTCAGCTCCCTGGACCAGCGTGCATACAACATGCTGTTCATCGGCACAG cAGACGGCtggttacagagggtagtgatctTTGGCTCGGAGGCCCATGTGATTGAAGAGATACAGCTGTTTGATTCTCCCCAGCCAGTGGACAGCCTAACCATCTCTCACACCAAG AAGTACTTGTACATTGGCTCACGTTCAGAGGTGCTCCAGCTGCCCTTGGCTAACTGCAGCCGCTATCAGTCGCAGCCAGACTGCCTTCTGTCCCGGGACCCCTACTGCGCCTGGGACAGCGAGGGCCGTGCCTGTGTCCGCATTGACCTCCACCGTGG GTCTACCTCCTCCCTATCCCAAGATCTGATGCTGGAGAGATTCAGCAGGAGCAAAGCCAAGTTTGACAAGCCTGTGGCCATCCCCAGCCCTG acaacTCTCGGCTGAGGAATGTGACAGTAGTGGTAGAATCAGACATGGTGCTGCCCTGCCAGCTGGTGTCCAACCTGGCCCAGCCCTCCTGGGTCCTCAACGACCGCGAGCTGCAGCTAGGAGACGAGGAGGCCGGGGGGCCACGCTTCGACCAGGCCCTGAAGGCTCTGGTGGTCCCCAACGCCATGCCAGTGCACGCGGGACGCTACGTGTGCTACTCCGAGGAGCAGGGGGTCAAGTTCCAGACGGAGCGCTACCAGGTGTCGGTGGTGGCCAGCGCCCCTGTGGTCATGGCGGCCCGGGCTCCTGATGGCAGCATGGGTCTGTTCTGGGTGTTGGTGATCACCCTGGGGGCCGCCTGTTTATTACTATTGGTGGCAGCTCTGTATCTGAGGAGACGTCTGAAGCTGGCCCTAGGCAAAGGGGCGGACATGAAGCCTCTGGAGAGCACCCTGGTCTACCCCATCACCCTGCCCAAGGAGCCACCCACCTTCGTGCCCAGCAAAATGCCCAGCGACGAGGACCGCTTCTGGGAGACGGGGGCCAACTACTACTACTCAGACGGCTCTCTGAAGATCGTTCCGGGCCACGCCCTGTGCCCCAGCAGCCAGTCTCACCACCACGCTCCAACGGCGTCTCCCAGCACCATCCCCGGCCAGCCCATCCATTCCCCCAGCCGGCTCAGCCTTACCAACATCAGGGGTTCCGGCAGCAACGGCTACATCCGCCTCAACCTAAGCTCGGccggggaggagagggttagcgGGGCTGGTTCTGGTGGAGGAGGGCTGGGGCTGAGTGGGGGCGGGAACGACTACTCCAGCCCCTTCAAGGAGGAGCTGCGTCGGACCCTGCAGCAGAGGAGCGTGCTGCCTGACGCCAACCCTGAAGAGTCGTCTGTGTAG
- the LOC106580489 gene encoding semaphorin-4C isoform X2 — MGEAKVLMFLLLIGWEKSLSLNWNPIPRKTVRYHEVLDSMARFRALGVWNYTMVTLAEHERVLYVGAREVLFALDPNDISRQLRPLIEWPAPQEKKRECSAKGKNNQTECFNYIRFLQSYNHTHLYTCGTFAFQPKCTYINADHFSLNPGSLEDGKGKCPYDPAKGHTGLIVDKELYSATLNNFLGTEPVILRNLGQQHYSMKSEYLPAWLNEPDFVGSALVRESSGSKEGDDDKIYFFFSERAVELDCDTELTVARVARVCKGDLGGTRTLQKKWTTFQKARLVCSLPERHVTFNNLREVFTLPGIDWRTTTFYGIFHAQWGDVDVSAVCQYQIGEVKKVFDGPYKEYREGSQRWGRYTGTVPSPRPGACITSWHRENGYNSSLQLPDATLNFAKKHPLMEEKAQARPLLLTKGINFTRLAVDRVSSLDQRAYNMLFIGTADGWLQRVVIFGSEAHVIEEIQLFDSPQPVDSLTISHTKKYLYIGSRSEVLQLPLANCSRYQSQPDCLLSRDPYCAWDSEGRACVRIDLHRGSTSSLSQDLMLERFSRSKAKFDKPVAIPSPDNSRLRNVTVVVESDMVLPCQLVSNLAQPSWVLNDRELQLGDEEAGGPRFDQALKALVVPNAMPVHAGRYVCYSEEQGVKFQTERYQVSVVASAPVVMAARAPDGSMGLFWVLVITLGAACLLLLVAALYLRRRLKLALGKGADMKPLESTLVYPITLPKEPPTFVPSKMPSDEDRFWETGANYYYSDGSLKIVPGHALCPSSQSHHHAPTASPSTIPGQPIHSPSRLSLTNIRGSGSNGYIRLNLSSAGEERVSGAGSGGGGLGLSGGGNDYSSPFKEELRRTLQQRSVLPDANPEESSV, encoded by the exons ATGGGTGAGGCTAAGGTCCTGATGTTTCTTCTTCTGATTGGTTGGGAGAAGTCGTTGAGTCTCAACTGGAACCCAATACCACGCAAGACCGTCAGATACCATG AGGTGCTGGACAGCATGGCCAGGTTCCGGGCTCTAGGTGTGTGGAACTACACCATGGTGACTCTAGCAGAACACGAGAGGGTTCTGTATGTAGGAGCTAGAGAGGTCCTGTTCGCCCTGGACCCTAACGACATCAGCAGACAGCTACGACCTCTG ATTGAGTGGCCAGCACcacaggagaagaagagagagtgtTCTGCCAAGGGCAAGAACAACCAG ACGGAGTGCTTCAACTACATCCGCTTCCTGCAGAGCTACAACCACACCCACCTCTACACCTGTGGAACCTTCGCCTTCCAGCCCAAGTGCACCTACATC AATGCAGACCACTTCAGTCTCAACCCTGGCTCCCTGGAGGATGGGAAGGGCAAGTGTCCCTACGACCCTGCTAAAGGCCACACAGGCCTCATAGTGG ACAAGGAGCTGTACTCAGCCACATTGAATAACTTCCTGGGTACTGAGCCTGTGATTCTGAGGAACCTGGGACAGCAACACTACAGCATGAAGAGTGAATACTTGCCGGCCTGGCTCAAtg AGCCTGACTTTGTGGGCTCGGCCCTGGTGAGGGAGAGCAGTGGCAGTAAGGAAGGGGACGATGACAAGATCTACTTCTTCTTCAGTGAGAGAGCTGTAGAGCTGGACTGTGACACAGAGCTCACTGTGGCCAGGGTGGCCCGCGTCTGCAAG GGTGATCTGGGGGGCACCAGGACCCTGCAGAAGAAGTGGACCACCTTCCAGAAGGCCAGGCTGGTGTGTTCTCTCCCTGAACGCCACGTCACCTTCAACAACCTGCGGGAAGTCTTCACCCTGCCAGGCATCGACTGGCGCACCACCACCTTCTATGGCATCTTCCACGCCCAGTG GGGTGATGTAGATGTGTCAGCGGTGTGTCAGTACCAGATAGGGGAGGTGAAGAAGGTGTTTGACGGCCCGTATAAGGAGTACAGAGAGGGCTCCCAGAGATGGGGACGATACACTGGCACTGTCCCCAGCCCACGGCCCGGAGCG TGCATTACAAGCTGGCATAGGGAGAACGGCTACAACAGCTCTCTTCAGCTGCCAGACGCCACCCTCAACTTTGCCAAGAAGCACCCTCTGATGGAGGAGAAGGCTCAGGCTCGCCCCCTACTGCTCACCAAGGGCATCAACTTCACCCGCCTGGCTGTGGACCGGGTCAGCTCCCTGGACCAGCGTGCATACAACATGCTGTTCATCGGCACAG cAGACGGCtggttacagagggtagtgatctTTGGCTCGGAGGCCCATGTGATTGAAGAGATACAGCTGTTTGATTCTCCCCAGCCAGTGGACAGCCTAACCATCTCTCACACCAAG AAGTACTTGTACATTGGCTCACGTTCAGAGGTGCTCCAGCTGCCCTTGGCTAACTGCAGCCGCTATCAGTCGCAGCCAGACTGCCTTCTGTCCCGGGACCCCTACTGCGCCTGGGACAGCGAGGGCCGTGCCTGTGTCCGCATTGACCTCCACCGTGG GTCTACCTCCTCCCTATCCCAAGATCTGATGCTGGAGAGATTCAGCAGGAGCAAAGCCAAGTTTGACAAGCCTGTGGCCATCCCCAGCCCTG acaacTCTCGGCTGAGGAATGTGACAGTAGTGGTAGAATCAGACATGGTGCTGCCCTGCCAGCTGGTGTCCAACCTGGCCCAGCCCTCCTGGGTCCTCAACGACCGCGAGCTGCAGCTAGGAGACGAGGAGGCCGGGGGGCCACGCTTCGACCAGGCCCTGAAGGCTCTGGTGGTCCCCAACGCCATGCCAGTGCACGCGGGACGCTACGTGTGCTACTCCGAGGAGCAGGGGGTCAAGTTCCAGACGGAGCGCTACCAGGTGTCGGTGGTGGCCAGCGCCCCTGTGGTCATGGCGGCCCGGGCTCCTGATGGCAGCATGGGTCTGTTCTGGGTGTTGGTGATCACCCTGGGGGCCGCCTGTTTATTACTATTGGTGGCAGCTCTGTATCTGAGGAGACGTCTGAAGCTGGCCCTAGGCAAAGGGGCGGACATGAAGCCTCTGGAGAGCACCCTGGTCTACCCCATCACCCTGCCCAAGGAGCCACCCACCTTCGTGCCCAGCAAAATGCCCAGCGACGAGGACCGCTTCTGGGAGACGGGGGCCAACTACTACTACTCAGACGGCTCTCTGAAGATCGTTCCGGGCCACGCCCTGTGCCCCAGCAGCCAGTCTCACCACCACGCTCCAACGGCGTCTCCCAGCACCATCCCCGGCCAGCCCATCCATTCCCCCAGCCGGCTCAGCCTTACCAACATCAGGGGTTCCGGCAGCAACGGCTACATCCGCCTCAACCTAAGCTCGGccggggaggagagggttagcgGGGCTGGTTCTGGTGGAGGAGGGCTGGGGCTGAGTGGGGGCGGGAACGACTACTCCAGCCCCTTCAAGGAGGAGCTGCGTCGGACCCTGCAGCAGAGGAGCGTGCTGCCTGACGCCAACCCTGAAGAGTCGTCTGTGTAG